The following are from one region of the Leptospira wolbachii serovar Codice str. CDC genome:
- a CDS encoding type II toxin-antitoxin system RelE/ParE family toxin, whose product MEPAEDFLLKLENKIKAKAFRTIELLKEFGPELREPFSKKIAGFNGLFELRIKQGSNICRFFYFFEREKIIIITSGFIKKDQKTNRDQLDKAKKLMNQYKGEAT is encoded by the coding sequence TTGGAACCTGCTGAAGATTTTCTTTTAAAATTAGAAAATAAGATTAAAGCAAAAGCTTTTAGAACTATAGAATTATTAAAGGAATTCGGACCTGAACTAAGGGAACCATTTTCCAAAAAAATAGCTGGATTCAACGGTTTATTTGAACTAAGAATTAAGCAGGGTTCCAATATTTGCAGATTCTTCTATTTTTTCGAAAGAGAAAAAATCATTATTATTACTTCTGGATTTATTAAAAAAGATCAAAAAACTAACCGTGATCAACTTGATAAAGCAAAGAAATTAATGAATC